GAGCACTGTGGAAGAAACGGTTACGATGATACAACACATCGGCATGAGGAACGAATGCGGGAGAATGGAAACATCAAGAAcgaccaagaagatcgacGGTCACAACGATCGTCCTCGCAATGTGCTGTGTCTGTTACTGGCAGAAGCAAACGAAAGAGGTCGGGATCTGGTGAACATGAAGACGATGCTCATACCACTCACAGGGCTCCGAAAAGCCCAGCCTCTCACCTAGATGACGCCACAAATCAACATGTGCACCCATGTACATCCAACGGAAGCACGACATCCCAGGCTGACCAGGATTTCAAGAACACGTCCCCCTCGGTGTACGCAAGGCCAGAGGGGAGTGAGGATTCGCGAACCTCAGCAAATACTACCTGGCATGAGTATGACGCCCAATTGGTCAGCCAAGCACAACGTGCGCAACAGATTGATGCATCAGATGCTCAATTGGCAGAGGCACTCCAACGTGAGGCTCAGGGGCATGATGTAACTCAGAAGAATTGGACTACGGTCAGTCGCTCAATAGAAGGTACCACACAGAATGAGcagtcttcatcatcgttggCTGGGTTTTCCCAGGAGCGGCCGCAAACTGCTGTACAAGTTGCGCCAAAGAGAAAGCGCGTTTTCAGCAACAGGACTAAAACTGGGTGTATGACgtgccgaagaagaaagaaaaaatgtgACGAGCAACACCCTGCATGTAAGTTCCTTGTTGAATAGCTCTTTTGAGTTGGGCAACAATTCCGTGTAGTCTAACCTCAATGTAGGTAATAATTGCATCAGAGGTGGTTTTCTCTGTGAGGGCTACTCCTCGCGGAGTACGTGGCAGAAGCCGTCAAGTGGGAAAACACCAGTTCCGTTACAATCAAAGGAGGGCTATGCAGACGTCGGCAGTCAATACGTACATGACATCAGCCAACAACATGATCGACAACAAAGTTTGGCTGAACAACTCGAGGGAGGAAAGGTGCGGTCGATTATTGTAGAGGACAACGACCGTACCACTACACACTTAAACAACTCAAGCCCAACAGGCGTTGGTTCGGGCCGTGGATCGTGGTCCAAACGGTCCTGGCCGAATACAGGCCACACTACTTATATCACTGATCATATCGCAAAGTCTGATTACCGAGATGTACCATCCATCCATGAGCTACCACGCGAGAGTCACTCCAAGACAGATTATCAGATTGTGCCACCGATTCGGGAGCTGTCACACGGTACCGCCCATGGGAAACCGGGGGTCTCGCTTTTTCAAGGCGGAATTGACCAGCGGCCAACTCTTGCGACTAATGTGGACACTAGCAGTCCCCAAGCCCAGGCGCGAATGGCCCTGAGCATTGAACATCAGTTGTCTGCGCGCACCATCCCCGGTGAGGAgacagaaaaagataaaatgaTACGTGGTGAACTTTACCGGCCCTTCGATGTTCATCttgtggaagagagagagcgcTGTAAGGCCGCGCTGTGGCGGTTCAACAGTGCCTGCAATCCCGTTTCTGGACTAAGcaataaagaacaaaaccGCCTTTTGAAAGAAATTTTAGTACCACCTACTTCAGCAGTGGGTTCACCCTCGGGTGTCACTTCCCCTCGCCCAACGGGTTCCATCGGGCAAGGTGCGGTTGTTGAAGCGCCCTTCCAGTGCCATTACGGATATAACGTTCATATTGGCGAGGACGTGATGATATCTGAGAGTTGTTTATTTGTGGATGATTGTCCTATCACTATTGGTGCCCACACGTGGATTGGCCCCAGGGTGACTATTCTCAGTTCAATGGCCCATGCAAATATGCAGGAGCGTAAAGGGTCTCAAAGCCGTCATCAGGGACGACCCGTGAcgattgaagaagattgcTACGTCGGCGCTGGCTGCACAATTTACCCTGGTGTTCGCCTTCGACGTGGAGCTTATGTGGCACCGGGTGAAGTTGTCAAATCCGATATCGTAGCTTATGGGTTTCAGGGTCTTAAACCTAGCTACATGTGAGAACACATTCATCGCTCCGCACTTATATGGAGTTGCTTGAATTTGTGGTTGATACTATTGTCTGGGGCTGCAATTTCCGCAGCTGCAACTTCTGATCATGCAATTACCACTCTCGTCAGCTTTTTGTAAACTATTCGTTCActttcatttccttggccCGTTTTCCCATTTGGCAGGCTTTTTATTAGTGCCTATCTTCTTCTCAGACCAGGATTCTGACCGGTTCAGGACATACGGTTCATGCTACGAGGTTTCATGTGACAATTCCGGCCACCTTcttagtatatatataattgatGATTCATCCTGCTGCTCATTTCGCACCCGCATATCTCGGAGGAATTGGTATACTTGTATTTATTAGAAGTGGTCACTTGGCACCATCAGCTTGGTgtatcttttataaaagtaTCTAGGCAATATATACACATGGCGTGGCATTACGTTAAATAAGCAACCTAGAGAATCCCCAACGAGATACCGAGACTTCTACTCCAATAGGTATGATTCAAACGCGATCGTCACTGCTATTTATCTGGTGGATGCTTTCATCACGCTCCATCTAGCTAAATCATTTCGAAAGCCAATCTAGAAAATCAGGCACGAAATAGCTTACTATAATCCCAGCACCAGCCCTTATAATCCCTTCAGTACTTTCAAAGGCCATGGATTTCAAGTCAAATACGCCCGCCTTGGCACCAGCATGTATCATAGCATACTCACCGCTGACCTGGTAAGCAGCAATGGGAATGTCTTTGGCAATTTCTTTTGCGTCTCTGATAATGTCCAGGTAGCTGCTCGCCGGCTTTACCATTATGATGTCTGCCCCTTCGCCTATATCTCTCTGTATAGCGCGCCGAGCAAGTCCACGGCCTCCGGGTGGTAACTGGTAGCATCTGCGATCCCCGAATGATGGGCAGGACCCCGCTGCATCACGGAAAGGGCCGTACAAACAACCGCTAAATTTGGCGCTGTAGGACATCAATAGGACACGGTGGGCCATCCCGGCTTCAATAAGCTTCAGTTTTATAGCACGCACTCGCCCATCATTCATATCAGACGGAGCGACACAATGGGCTCCGGCGGCAGCATAAGCCAGAGCAACATCCGAAATCCGATCCACAGACTGTGTATTATCAAGAGTCCCATCTTCTCGCAGTATCCCACAGTGGCCATGCGAAGTATACTCGCAAAGGCACACATCTGTCACGATATAAAGTTGAGGAAACCGCGACCTAAGCAAGCGAATAGCTTGAATTACCGGTCCAGATGGATCGTCTGCAGCGGTACCTAGTGCATCCTTCGCAGAGGGGTGTAGTGGGACGCCAAACAGGATGACTGAGCGTAGCCCCTTGTGGGCAAGTGGTTTGATGAAAGGAACTAGACGGTTTAATCCTCGACGATACTGTCCAGGGAGAGACGGGATAGGAGTCTCCTCATCGGGATTATCGGTGATGAAGAGAGGATAAATAAGCATTTCCTATCTCGGGGTTAGAGCAGCTCAGtaaatacaaaagaaaatgcgGACTTTAGTCAACTGTCTTTCAGCCTGCCATGATCGGCTCAGTGGATGGCTGTAACCGGAATGAAGCTGGCTTGAGATGTCGCCAGATATGCTGACGCTTGTGGCAGCTGTGCTTGTATACGATCGTGCAGTGGCTTGCGATTGTACCTGAGATATCTGAGAACTTCGGTCATCATGAGAATCTCTGAAGGCGAGGTCAGAGACGAGATTAGAAAAGGACATAATGACAGGAGCGGCAAGCAAGTGGGGTGCTATGGAAGATAGAAACGCggtggagggaaggaaagagaataGCGCCTGTGCCACTGGCAGAATACGACTTCGCAGGGCAATGATATAGATGGCCAGCGATCCAGGTCAGTACATTTGTTGCAATTTTCAGGTACAAGTAAGGATTTAAGGATCATAGAACAACGCTAGGGGCGTTATATATAGCGAAAAAGTATTGTATTGGGACAGGGTCGGGGGATGTGAGATATGTACGAACGGAGACTGGCTGTAGACTGGTGGCTAAGAAAATGTTCAGGCCTCGATAGCCGAGGATACCATAATCCGCCTGGGCTAGATCTGTAAGGCGATTACGGAGGGTTACCATTGGTCCAGGTTTGGTATCTCTGTGCCGATCCTACTAATtagtagtatgtacagtCAGCTACCGGAAGTCATAAGTTGCCACTAAATCGCTTGGTAACCCGCTTAGTCAAGGTCATCTAAAAAGGCCATAAAATCATTATTTACTAAACTATtcaaaaaataaatatatctataaaattaatagaatccctagattctatataattagtatttaatagGCCCCCCCCCCGGCACACCtctagatagatagatatttacctagatatagaattataaagatactctatattatactgAGTATATcaagagtatatatagagaaagttattattttatttaattattaatctatttaaataactaataaatagctactatactaatataatcAATAAGTGAGCTATATACATAAGGaagctatattatattataatacaatactagtagttctattatctatagtattagttctatataatagattattattaataccTGTAGAGAACTCTATACTTTTAGTCTTAgatagtaaattaaaatattatttttatttaatataataatctaatatctattaatttataataattaataatatatctagaatctttAAAGATTATctaaaaactaaaaatactattaaatttaaaatattattattattattattattattattattatttatataattaatattagataattaaataatagtagattaatatacttaataaatataataataaaataaaaatagatttaaaatatttaatatatctagagattgtaattatagtatataaaatagttaagaaaagtttattaataattctaaattaattataaatactaaagactatatttatttaataataaaaaatattaataactatatttaattaataatagagaaaattaataattatataattataaaaaagtttactaatataattgGT
This Aspergillus flavus chromosome 1, complete sequence DNA region includes the following protein-coding sequences:
- a CDS encoding putative acetyltransferase, encoding MTAVTSASMINDHESEGSRTDHSPSRFTAVNGKDSLISATPTSVPAVPGSATDEDSREPSEHCGRNGYDDTTHRHEERMRENGNIKNDQEDRRSQRSSSQCAVSVTGRSKRKRSGSGEHEDDAHTTHRAPKSPASHLDDATNQHVHPCTSNGSTTSQADQDFKNTSPSVYARPEGSEDSRTSANTTWHEYDAQLVSQAQRAQQIDASDAQLAEALQREAQGHDVTQKNWTTVSRSIEGTTQNEQSSSSLAGFSQERPQTAVQVAPKRKRVFSNRTKTGCMTCRRRKKKCDEQHPACNNCIRGGFLCEGYSSRSTWQKPSSGKTPVPLQSKEGYADVGSQYVHDISQQHDRQQSLAEQLEGGKVRSIIVEDNDRTTTHLNNSSPTGVGSGRGSWSKRSWPNTGHTTYITDHIAKSDYRDVPSIHELPRESHSKTDYQIVPPIRELSHGTAHGKPGVSLFQGGIDQRPTLATNVDTSSPQAQARMALSIEHQLSARTIPGEETEKDKMIRGELYRPFDVHLVEERERCKAALWRFNSACNPVSGLSNKEQNRLLKEILVPPTSAVGSPSGVTSPRPTGSIGQGAVVEAPFQCHYGYNVHIGEDVMISESCLFVDDCPITIGAHTWIGPRVTILSSMAHANMQERKGSQSRHQGRPVTIEEDCYVGAGCTIYPGVRLRRGAYVAPGEVVKSDIVAYGFQGLKPSYM
- a CDS encoding delta-aminolevulinic acid dehydratase (porphobilinogen synthase) codes for the protein MSFSNLVSDLAFRDSHDDRSSQISQVQSQATARSYTSTAATSVSISGDISSQLHSGYSHPLSRSWQAERQLTKEMLIYPLFITDNPDEETPIPSLPGQYRRGLNRLVPFIKPLAHKGLRSVILFGVPLHPSAKDALGTAADDPSGPVIQAIRLLRSRFPQLYIVTDVCLCEYTSHGHCGILREDGTLDNTQSVDRISDVALAYAAAGAHCVAPSDMNDGRVRAIKLKLIEAGMAHRVLLMSYSAKFSGCLYGPFRDAAGSCPSFGDRRCYQLPPGGRGLARRAIQRDIGEGADIIMVKPASSYLDIIRDAKEIAKDIPIAAYQVSGEYAMIHAGAKAGVFDLKSMAFESTEGIIRAGAGIIVSYFVPDFLDWLSK